In the genome of Croceimicrobium hydrocarbonivorans, one region contains:
- a CDS encoding HEAT repeat domain-containing protein: protein MREFLIDIYYFLLALEPRYKIVIFLVIALLISAAIMISIVLRERSRKNSIEARERRIKRQVEPIIQEIVFTEQDASQFKDAIKKINRIVDSTLYRRSNMNILNELILYYHRNLGGEAFTRLENLYREIGLKQIALENLRNGEWHVRAKAINDLSTMRMGETLFEILQYTDAENMHVRNEAQYAAVKLGGKKAMSFLNDLESPMSEWQQIRLLDQSRKFEYELIDHIGPWLKSKNDTVVIFALILMRHLNQYHEREQLRKLLYHRNEKVQEKAIETAIELAYSECIENLYEVYELTKNLRVKTAVLKAMGELGGSKEAGHLREVLVSGKEYELVMAAAKGLKRMGRHDVLTGYRENELSEKGENIVKHVLDDRI from the coding sequence ATGCGCGAGTTCCTGATCGACATATACTACTTCTTACTGGCGCTCGAGCCCAGGTACAAGATTGTAATCTTCTTGGTAATTGCTCTTTTGATCTCTGCCGCGATTATGATCTCTATTGTACTGCGGGAACGTTCGCGCAAGAATAGTATTGAAGCTCGGGAGCGCCGTATTAAAAGACAAGTAGAACCTATTATTCAGGAAATTGTCTTTACCGAACAGGATGCCAGTCAGTTTAAGGATGCCATTAAAAAGATCAACCGTATTGTAGACTCTACTCTCTATCGTAGATCGAATATGAACATCCTTAATGAGCTGATTCTCTACTACCACCGTAACCTGGGTGGTGAGGCCTTTACGCGCCTCGAGAACCTCTACCGAGAAATCGGCTTAAAACAAATCGCCCTCGAAAACCTCCGCAATGGAGAATGGCATGTACGCGCCAAGGCTATTAACGACCTTAGCACCATGCGCATGGGCGAAACCCTCTTCGAGATTTTACAGTATACCGATGCTGAGAATATGCATGTGCGTAACGAAGCCCAGTATGCAGCCGTAAAACTTGGAGGTAAAAAAGCCATGAGCTTCCTCAACGATTTGGAATCGCCTATGAGCGAATGGCAGCAAATCCGACTTTTGGATCAGTCCCGCAAATTCGAATATGAATTGATTGACCATATCGGACCTTGGTTAAAATCTAAAAACGATACGGTTGTGATCTTTGCGCTGATCCTGATGCGCCACCTCAACCAATATCACGAGCGTGAGCAATTACGCAAACTCCTCTACCACCGGAATGAAAAGGTTCAAGAAAAGGCGATTGAAACTGCCATTGAACTGGCCTATTCCGAATGCATTGAAAACCTCTACGAAGTTTACGAACTCACCAAGAACCTGCGGGTAAAAACTGCCGTGCTCAAAGCTATGGGCGAATTAGGCGGTTCCAAAGAAGCAGGTCACTTACGTGAAGTCCTGGTATCAGGCAAAGAATACGAATTAGTTATGGCCGCTGCCAAAGGCTTAAAGCGAATGGGACGCCATGATGTATTGACCGGATACCGCGAAAATGAATTGTCTGAAAAAGGCGAAAACATCGTAAAACACGTCCTCGATGATCGAATATGA
- a CDS encoding peptide-N-glycosidase F-related protein, protein MKQFAALLLCLGFSFQGLAAEGDTTIVSAHQQRDLTWYGSYKDWAVFPDANHSWHQILMRYTMGCASGGCSDWDYTTVVDLLIPTGALDSNIASIDTISTNPLQIDTTWSVFAVKERYELAKVITPYGGSLAQDWTRDFYFDVSDYYPLLRDSVEIDVRYQGYSSGFSATLDFIMVEGTPVRDVYQVENLYRGGFTYRDSAQFESQYMPARALNPHPSASQFYVRLAPSGHGFVNDANCAEFCERDYYVFVDGQKVADQAMWRDDCGLNDLWPQAGTWLYDRANWCPGDRVNQYLHDITAYVPGADSIDVDIEAYTYTQPSGQSPASYNMLVQLFHLGDFNQNLDVAIEDIIKPSNEDEHARFNPVCDEALIAVVNKGIQPIQSLRLAYGLKGNTQWRYFDWTGNLNSLERTEISLPMDSVADWVSLNGQLEFKVQIENVNGQPSDDVDFNNRRTVGIKLPEMYPNPMRFELRTNNAASETWWQLEDAWGNILFSGDNLANGTSYRDTFDLDPGCYHLIIGDRDKDGMSFFGNNDGSGRILMRNVGGDFFSKNYNPNFGTEFSEYFTVGYSIGLPKEELPVLDWSVYPNPSKGQFNLYCEALQKEQGVLRLIDGQGRVLWTKNLATGQEPELELHLPEGLQGFYILELQSGKLRGRKSLIIQP, encoded by the coding sequence ATGAAGCAATTTGCAGCACTACTACTCTGTTTAGGATTTTCTTTTCAAGGCCTTGCGGCGGAAGGCGACACTACCATAGTTTCAGCACATCAACAGAGGGATCTTACCTGGTATGGTTCCTATAAAGATTGGGCTGTATTTCCCGATGCTAATCATTCCTGGCATCAGATTTTGATGCGCTATACCATGGGTTGTGCAAGCGGTGGTTGTTCGGATTGGGACTATACTACCGTAGTAGATCTTTTGATTCCTACCGGAGCTTTGGATAGCAATATTGCCAGTATAGATACCATCAGTACTAATCCTCTGCAAATTGATACGACCTGGTCGGTATTTGCGGTAAAGGAGCGTTATGAATTAGCCAAGGTGATTACACCTTACGGTGGGAGTCTGGCGCAAGATTGGACCCGCGACTTTTACTTTGATGTGAGCGATTATTATCCGCTCTTAAGAGATTCGGTAGAGATTGATGTGCGCTACCAAGGCTATAGCAGTGGCTTTAGCGCTACCCTGGATTTTATTATGGTGGAAGGTACGCCGGTACGCGATGTGTATCAGGTGGAAAACCTTTATCGCGGTGGCTTTACTTATCGTGATTCGGCGCAGTTCGAGAGTCAGTATATGCCGGCACGCGCTCTAAATCCGCATCCTTCGGCGAGCCAGTTTTATGTGCGTTTAGCGCCTTCCGGACATGGTTTTGTGAATGATGCTAATTGCGCGGAGTTCTGTGAGCGCGACTATTATGTTTTTGTGGATGGACAAAAGGTGGCCGATCAAGCGATGTGGCGCGACGATTGTGGTTTAAATGATCTATGGCCCCAAGCGGGAACCTGGTTATACGATCGGGCGAACTGGTGTCCTGGGGATCGGGTAAATCAATACCTCCATGATATTACGGCCTATGTACCCGGAGCCGATAGTATAGATGTAGATATTGAAGCCTATACCTACACCCAGCCTAGTGGTCAGAGTCCGGCCAGTTACAATATGCTGGTGCAATTATTTCACTTAGGCGATTTTAATCAGAATTTGGATGTTGCGATTGAAGATATCATCAAGCCTAGCAATGAAGATGAGCATGCTCGCTTTAATCCGGTTTGTGATGAGGCTTTAATTGCGGTAGTAAATAAAGGTATTCAACCTATCCAATCTTTACGCTTGGCCTATGGCTTAAAAGGCAATACCCAATGGCGCTACTTTGATTGGACTGGAAATCTAAACTCCTTGGAAAGAACAGAAATTTCATTGCCGATGGATTCGGTAGCCGATTGGGTTAGCCTGAATGGTCAATTGGAATTTAAGGTGCAGATAGAAAATGTGAATGGTCAGCCTAGTGATGATGTGGATTTTAATAATCGTCGTACGGTAGGGATTAAATTACCCGAGATGTACCCAAATCCTATGCGCTTTGAACTGCGTACTAATAATGCTGCCTCTGAAACCTGGTGGCAGTTGGAAGATGCCTGGGGTAACATCTTATTCTCGGGCGATAATCTGGCCAATGGTACCAGCTATCGCGATACCTTCGATTTGGATCCGGGATGTTATCATCTAATTATTGGCGACCGCGATAAAGATGGTATGAGCTTCTTTGGTAACAATGATGGCTCTGGCCGAATCTTGATGCGTAATGTAGGTGGCGACTTCTTCTCCAAGAACTACAATCCGAATTTTGGTACGGAGTTTAGCGAATATTTCACTGTAGGTTACAGCATTGGCCTGCCGAAGGAAGAGCTTCCGGTTTTAGACTGGTCTGTTTATCCAAACCCCTCTAAGGGTCAATTCAATCTTTACTGCGAGGCCCTGCAAAAGGAGCAAGGGGTACTGCGCTTAATTGATGGTCAGGGTAGGGTGCTTTGGACTAAAAACCTGGCTACAGGGCAAGAGCCTGAGCTGGAATTGCATCTGCCGGAAGGCCTCCAGGGATTCTACATTTTAGAACTCCAGAGTGGCAAACTTAGAGGCCGTAAGTCTTTAATTATTCAGCCTTAG
- a CDS encoding MmcQ/YjbR family DNA-binding protein: MDLETIRDFALSFKESSEGFPFDSDTLVFKVAGKMFLLVSLEYNPIKMSLKHLPEKGLDYREQYSSVEGAYHMNKTHWSSVVLDGSIDWETLRSWIQDSHDLVVSSLPKYKQKELRGDA; encoded by the coding sequence ATGGATTTAGAGACCATTCGCGATTTTGCCCTCAGCTTTAAAGAGAGCTCAGAAGGCTTTCCCTTTGATTCCGATACCTTGGTTTTTAAGGTCGCTGGGAAAATGTTTTTGCTGGTATCTCTGGAATACAATCCCATAAAGATGAGCTTGAAACATCTGCCGGAAAAGGGCCTCGATTATCGTGAACAGTATAGTTCCGTGGAAGGGGCTTACCATATGAATAAGACACATTGGAGTTCAGTGGTACTGGATGGAAGTATTGATTGGGAAACTTTGCGATCCTGGATTCAGGATTCCCATGATTTAGTGGTTTCCAGCTTACCCAAATACAAACAAAAAGAATTGCGAGGCGATGCGTAG
- a CDS encoding undecaprenyl-diphosphate phosphatase, with translation MGKLEAIVLGIIQGLTEFLPVSSSGHLELAKAIFGDTSVPEESLLFTVVVHFATALATILVFRKEVGIIFRGLFQFKKNDEFRFSLNIVISMIPAALVGVLLDEQIEALFGGQVMLVGFMLLITGVLLLFANNTKAGDGYVTSGKGLMIGLAQAIAILPGISRSGATISTALLLGVSRERAARFSFLMVVPLIVGKMAKDIMDGGLSLEEGIPVPIFLGFGAAFVTGWWACNWMIDIVKRANLNYFALYCFLVGILAIIFSFIAF, from the coding sequence ATGGGTAAACTGGAAGCCATTGTCCTGGGGATTATTCAGGGCTTGACTGAGTTTTTACCGGTAAGTAGTAGTGGTCACCTCGAATTGGCGAAGGCCATTTTTGGGGATACCTCAGTGCCGGAAGAGAGTTTGTTGTTTACCGTGGTGGTGCACTTTGCAACTGCCTTGGCAACCATTCTGGTTTTCCGCAAAGAAGTGGGAATCATATTTAGAGGCCTTTTCCAATTTAAGAAGAACGACGAGTTTCGTTTTAGCCTTAATATTGTCATCTCCATGATTCCAGCCGCTCTGGTAGGTGTTTTATTGGATGAACAAATTGAAGCCCTTTTCGGGGGGCAAGTGATGCTGGTTGGTTTTATGTTACTCATAACCGGGGTACTCTTACTTTTTGCAAATAACACTAAGGCTGGCGACGGCTACGTAACCAGTGGTAAGGGATTAATGATTGGTCTTGCCCAAGCGATTGCCATCTTACCAGGTATTAGCCGTAGCGGTGCAACCATATCAACCGCCTTATTATTAGGGGTAAGTCGTGAGCGTGCGGCTCGTTTTTCCTTTTTAATGGTAGTACCTCTGATTGTAGGAAAAATGGCTAAGGATATTATGGACGGTGGCTTAAGCTTGGAAGAAGGTATCCCAGTGCCCATTTTCCTGGGTTTTGGAGCAGCCTTTGTTACCGGATGGTGGGCTTGTAATTGGATGATTGATATCGTTAAGCGCGCCAACCTAAACTACTTTGCCCTCTACTGTTTCTTAGTAGGTATCTTGGCGATCATCTTTAGCTTCATCGCTTTTTGA
- a CDS encoding DinB family protein yields the protein MKGSQSSLYQELQDLITKHQKELALLQALSNTELKQQPAPDKWSALECMEHLCRYGDFYLPEVKRVGQSAAKSKADRFKSSWLGEYFAASMWPKEGFKTMNTFKNMNPSLSDTRMEVLEQFETQLKAWAILVADLKDRDWQKTKTGISISSMIKLRLGDTLRVVFYHNERHMRQAFRAAGLES from the coding sequence ATGAAAGGAAGTCAAAGCAGTTTATACCAGGAATTACAAGATCTTATTACTAAGCATCAAAAGGAATTGGCCCTCTTACAGGCCTTGTCCAATACTGAATTAAAGCAGCAGCCCGCTCCTGATAAATGGTCGGCCTTGGAGTGCATGGAGCATTTATGTCGTTATGGAGATTTCTATTTACCGGAAGTGAAGCGGGTCGGACAATCTGCAGCAAAGTCGAAAGCCGATCGATTTAAGAGCTCATGGCTGGGAGAGTATTTTGCCGCCAGCATGTGGCCGAAGGAAGGTTTTAAAACCATGAATACCTTTAAGAATATGAACCCTTCCTTATCCGATACCCGCATGGAAGTATTGGAGCAATTTGAAACGCAATTAAAGGCTTGGGCCATTTTGGTAGCGGACCTGAAAGATCGGGATTGGCAAAAGACCAAAACGGGTATTAGCATCTCCAGTATGATCAAATTACGCTTGGGCGATACCTTACGCGTGGTGTTTTATCACAATGAGCGCCATATGCGCCAGGCCTTTCGGGCAGCAGGATTAGAGTCTTAA
- a CDS encoding Crp/Fnr family transcriptional regulator, giving the protein MDLFSLLKETINWSPPLILKRGDYLCEPPRKDQNIYWVKEGLLRIFTVEEEQDYGVRFGYEGDLISVLDSYIKGGPSRFSVQALRKTTLVSCSKEAFESRLKQHPELRDLWMEGLYQLIYDMLEREQDLMIADPRQRLQRVLERSPRLFQEVPHKYIASYLRMSPETLSRLLNS; this is encoded by the coding sequence GTGGATCTCTTTAGCCTCTTAAAAGAAACAATAAACTGGTCGCCGCCGCTCATATTAAAGCGGGGAGACTATCTCTGTGAACCACCACGAAAGGATCAGAATATCTATTGGGTAAAGGAAGGCTTATTGCGAATTTTCACTGTAGAAGAGGAACAGGATTATGGGGTGCGTTTTGGTTATGAAGGCGATCTTATCTCCGTTTTAGATTCCTATATCAAAGGGGGACCTAGCCGTTTTTCGGTTCAAGCCTTACGTAAAACTACTCTGGTGTCCTGCTCAAAAGAAGCATTCGAAAGTCGATTGAAACAACATCCGGAATTACGTGACCTTTGGATGGAAGGATTGTACCAATTGATTTATGATATGTTGGAACGAGAGCAGGACTTAATGATTGCCGATCCTCGACAGCGTTTACAAAGAGTTTTAGAGCGGAGCCCTCGCTTGTTTCAGGAGGTACCTCATAAATACATCGCTAGTTATTTACGGATGAGTCCTGAGACTTTATCCCGATTATTGAATTCTTGA
- a CDS encoding glycosyltransferase family 2 protein gives MIEYDTQNSLVDILIYIFYFITYGYTVFVMISYLILGVISVVQARKYLRRNTYTDYLNILQSPEAPSVSILAPAYNEEATIIENIRSLLSVRYPNYEVIVVNDGSRDRSLTKLIEEYQLEPVNFAVNYKIETKKVKNVYKSKDPAYNNLVVVDKENGGKSDALNAALNVSTGDYTLNIDVDCILEEDCLLKLMKPFLEETDKNMIATGGVVRIANNCRIEKGRIVEVNVPNKLLAQFQTLEYLRSFLLGRVAWGSLDGLLLISGALGVFQKQLVIQCGGYDNETIGEDMELTVRMRRYAREKGIDYVVGFVPDPLCWTEVPESWSVLRRQRNRWTRGAVETLLSHKRLFLNPFYGKIGMVSYPYWLLFEWLAPLIEAFGIVLLVLFSLLGVINISFLYLFIALIYGYTVAFTIATLYIEEITFFQYKKRRQLLRLVIAGLIEPLMFHPFVVYCAVTGNWDYFFEGKKAWGSMKRVGFSRPTDRGKRITGGGKGKKNKPNPAAPLPSNNVRTRPAT, from the coding sequence ATGATCGAATATGACACGCAGAACTCACTCGTAGATATTCTCATTTACATATTTTACTTCATTACCTACGGATACACCGTTTTCGTAATGATCTCCTATTTGATATTAGGGGTAATCTCTGTGGTTCAAGCCCGGAAATATCTGCGTCGTAATACTTATACCGACTACCTCAATATCTTACAAAGTCCGGAAGCGCCCTCGGTATCCATCTTGGCACCGGCTTATAATGAGGAAGCCACCATTATCGAAAATATCCGCTCCCTGCTTTCAGTACGATATCCCAATTATGAGGTAATCGTAGTGAACGATGGTAGTCGCGACCGCAGTCTTACCAAGCTTATCGAAGAGTACCAGCTAGAGCCGGTAAACTTTGCGGTGAACTATAAAATTGAAACCAAGAAGGTTAAGAACGTTTATAAATCGAAAGACCCGGCCTACAATAACCTGGTGGTGGTCGACAAGGAAAATGGCGGTAAATCCGATGCCCTTAATGCGGCCCTCAATGTATCTACCGGCGACTACACCCTTAATATCGATGTAGACTGTATCCTCGAAGAAGACTGCTTGCTTAAGCTGATGAAACCCTTCTTGGAGGAAACCGATAAAAACATGATTGCCACCGGTGGGGTAGTGCGGATTGCAAATAACTGCCGCATCGAAAAAGGCCGCATCGTAGAGGTAAACGTACCCAACAAATTATTGGCTCAGTTCCAAACCCTCGAATACCTACGCTCTTTCCTTTTAGGTCGGGTAGCCTGGGGTTCACTGGACGGACTTTTGCTTATTTCCGGAGCATTAGGTGTTTTCCAAAAGCAATTGGTAATTCAGTGTGGTGGATACGATAATGAGACCATTGGTGAGGATATGGAACTCACCGTGCGCATGCGTCGCTATGCCCGCGAAAAAGGAATTGACTACGTAGTAGGCTTTGTACCGGATCCACTTTGCTGGACCGAGGTACCCGAATCCTGGTCGGTATTACGTCGCCAAAGAAACCGCTGGACCCGTGGAGCTGTAGAAACCTTACTTTCTCATAAACGCCTTTTCCTCAACCCTTTCTACGGGAAAATTGGAATGGTATCTTATCCTTACTGGCTTTTATTCGAATGGTTAGCCCCATTAATTGAGGCCTTTGGTATTGTGCTTTTGGTACTCTTCAGCTTGCTGGGGGTAATCAACATTAGCTTCCTCTACCTCTTTATTGCCCTGATCTACGGTTATACCGTGGCCTTTACTATCGCCACCTTGTATATCGAGGAAATCACCTTCTTCCAGTATAAAAAGCGGAGGCAGCTCTTACGTTTGGTAATTGCTGGATTAATAGAACCACTGATGTTCCACCCTTTTGTGGTGTACTGTGCCGTAACCGGTAACTGGGATTATTTCTTCGAAGGCAAGAAAGCCTGGGGATCTATGAAAAGGGTTGGATTTAGCCGACCTACCGATCGCGGTAAGCGTATTACCGGAGGTGGCAAAGGCAAAAAGAACAAGCCCAATCCGGCTGCTCCTTTGCCCAGCAATAATGTTCGTACCCGTCCAGCTACCTAA
- the truB gene encoding tRNA pseudouridine(55) synthase TruB yields the protein MIYSKTEIEEGQLLLIDKPLNWTSFDVVNKLRYALRKAYGFKKLKVGHAGTLDPLATGLLLIAVGRKTKTINDLMGMDKVYTGTFKIGATTPSYDLETEVDQQWSTDGISEVDIQSAADKFKGLIDQVPPIFSAIKQGGKKAYEMAREGEKPELKSRQVMIHDFKVDAKSFPEVDFEVKCSKGTYIRSLAHDFGAALNNGAHLTALHREAIGPYSIEDALSLDRCLEIFQKEE from the coding sequence TTGATTTATAGCAAAACTGAAATTGAGGAAGGTCAGTTATTACTGATTGATAAACCTCTGAATTGGACCTCTTTCGACGTGGTGAACAAACTACGTTATGCCCTTCGTAAGGCTTATGGCTTTAAGAAGTTAAAGGTAGGTCATGCCGGTACCCTCGATCCATTAGCGACTGGCTTACTATTAATTGCGGTGGGTCGGAAAACTAAGACCATCAATGATTTGATGGGAATGGATAAAGTCTATACCGGAACTTTCAAAATTGGCGCTACTACTCCCAGCTACGATCTGGAAACAGAAGTTGATCAGCAATGGTCTACAGATGGGATTAGTGAGGTAGACATTCAAAGCGCTGCGGATAAATTCAAAGGTCTGATTGATCAAGTGCCTCCCATTTTCTCCGCCATTAAACAAGGTGGCAAAAAGGCCTATGAAATGGCTCGCGAAGGAGAGAAACCCGAATTAAAGTCACGCCAAGTGATGATCCACGATTTTAAGGTGGATGCCAAATCTTTTCCGGAAGTGGACTTCGAAGTGAAGTGCAGCAAGGGAACTTATATTCGATCTCTGGCCCACGATTTTGGTGCAGCTCTTAATAATGGTGCGCATTTAACGGCTTTGCACCGAGAGGCAATCGGTCCCTATTCTATTGAAGACGCCTTAAGTCTTGATCGCTGTTTGGAGATTTTCCAGAAGGAAGAATAA
- a CDS encoding DUF502 domain-containing protein, whose translation MRSIIKYLLQGLLIVAPMGITVYVIYESFLVLDGLITFETPGLGILVVLVGITLIGFVASHLISERLKFWMDRQIRKAPVISLIYTAVTDVLNALVGEKRSFKYPVLVQLDNDPAVKRIGFVTHRGFGKQAELEEDYLTVYCPHSYAISGNVFLVAKERVENLDLPAADVMKYVISGGVTRIQDESKKDQ comes from the coding sequence ATGCGTAGTATTATTAAATATCTCTTACAAGGCCTTTTAATCGTGGCTCCCATGGGCATAACGGTCTATGTGATTTATGAAAGCTTTCTGGTTTTGGATGGCTTAATCACCTTCGAAACTCCCGGCTTGGGAATCTTAGTGGTATTGGTCGGTATTACCCTGATTGGCTTTGTCGCCAGTCATTTGATTTCGGAGCGATTAAAATTTTGGATGGATCGTCAAATCCGTAAGGCACCGGTGATTAGCTTGATCTATACGGCGGTAACCGATGTGCTCAATGCTTTGGTAGGTGAAAAACGCAGTTTTAAATATCCGGTGCTGGTTCAGCTGGATAATGACCCGGCGGTAAAGCGTATTGGCTTTGTGACCCATCGCGGCTTTGGAAAGCAGGCAGAGCTTGAGGAAGATTACCTCACCGTGTACTGCCCACACAGTTATGCGATATCAGGAAACGTATTTTTAGTCGCTAAAGAAAGAGTAGAAAACTTAGATTTGCCCGCTGCAGACGTAATGAAGTACGTCATTTCTGGCGGGGTGACCCGTATTCAGGACGAGTCAAAAAAAGATCAATGA